The genomic segment GGCCGGACCGCTGCGCCGCAGCAGGCGGGACCCGGTGCCGTTGAGCACCCTGGTCGCCAGCGCCACGTCGCTGGTGCGTCGCACGGCGTCACGCTTACTGATCAGCATCGGTACCAAGACGAACAACCAGAGCACCACGAGCGAGATCCACAACAACGACTGCGGGATGCTTGGCATGATTACCTGCTCCTTCTGGTCGAGATCCCCTACGAGGCCGATTGTTGACCTGCGCGGCCGGGACCTGCGACCAGCGCAATTACACACCTGTAATTTGCCTCAATCAAGCATCACACGCCACATATGTCACGTGAGCCACAGAAATATTGCGATTTGTCTATGGCGGCGGGTCGTCGAGCACGTCGGCGGAGCAGCAGCGCGACTACGCCCAGCGCGCGTGTCCGGCGCGGACCAGCGTCGATGCCACCGATCCGTAGACCTCCTCGGCCGTGATGGCCATCAGGAGATGGTCGCGCCACGCCCGGTCGACCTCGAGGTAGCGGCGAAGCAGCCCCTCCTCACGAAAGCCGACCTTGGCCAACACGGCCCGGCTGGCGACATTCTCCGGACGCACGGTGGCCTCCACCCGATGCAGCATGACCGGCCCGAAGCAATGGTCCAGGCCCAGCGCCAGCGCCCCGGTGGCCACTCCCCCGCCGGTCGCCGAGCTCGGCACCCAGTAGCCGATCCACGCCGACCGCAACGCACCGTGGGTGACGTTGCCGATCGTCAGCTGCCCACAGAACCGCCCGTCGAGCTCGATCACGTACGGCAGCATGCGGCCGTTGCGGGCCTCGGCACGCAGTCCAGAACACAACGCCGGCCAGGCCGCGACGGTGTGCCGCAACGCCCAGTCGCCGTCGGAGGTGGGCTCCCACGGCTCGAGATGCGCCCGGTCGGCCAACCGGTGGCGGCTCCACTGAGCGCCGTCGCGCATCCGGACCGCGCGCAACCGGACCACACCGGCCGCGACCCGCAGCGGCCCCACCGACGACGGCCAACCGGGGTGACGGGCGCTAGAGCGCAAGAGGTTCACGGGCGTGCGCAGTTGAGTCAGCCGCGCTGGGCCAGGAACGCGACGTCGACGATCTCACCGGTGCGAATCTGTTCGGCACCACTCGGAACCACAACTAGACAGTTTGCCTCAGCCAGCGTCGCGAGCAAATGCGAAGACGCCCCGGGAGCGCCGCCCAGCGCCTGCACCAGATACTCGCCGCTGTCCTGGTCGCGCATCAGCTGGCCGCGCAGGTAACCCTTGCGCCCGGCCACCGACGTGATCGGCGACAGCGTGCGGGCCTGCACGATCCGCCGCATCGGCTGGCGTTTGCCCAGCGACAGCCGGATCAGCGGCCGCACCATCACCTCGAAGACCACCAGCGCGCTGACCGGGTTGGCGGGCAGCAGGAAGACCGGCACACCGTCGCGCCCAAGCTGCCCGAAGCCCTGGACCGATCCGGGGTGCATGGCGACCCGGACGACCTCCATGTCACCGAGCTCGGACAACACCACCCGCACTGCTTCGGCGGCCGCACCCCCGACCCCGCCGGCGATCACCACGACCTCGGCGCGATTGATCTGCCCTTGGACGATTTCGCCGAGCTCCGCCGGGTTGTTGGGCACGATGCCGACCCGGTTGACCTCCGCGCCGGCATCCCGGGCCGCGGCCGCCAACGCGTAGGAGTTGACGTCGTAGACCTGCCCGTTGCTCGGCGTCCGCGAGATGTCGACCAGCTCGCCGCCCACCGCCATCACCGACACCCGCGGTCGCGGGTGCACCAGGACCCGCTCCCGACCGACCGCGGCGAGCAGCCCCACCTGGGCCGGGCCAATGATCGTCCCGGCCCGGACCGCGACATCGCCGGGCTGG from the Mycobacterium lentiflavum genome contains:
- a CDS encoding GNAT family N-acetyltransferase, with amino-acid sequence MNLLRSSARHPGWPSSVGPLRVAAGVVRLRAVRMRDGAQWSRHRLADRAHLEPWEPTSDGDWALRHTVAAWPALCSGLRAEARNGRMLPYVIELDGRFCGQLTIGNVTHGALRSAWIGYWVPSSATGGGVATGALALGLDHCFGPVMLHRVEATVRPENVASRAVLAKVGFREEGLLRRYLEVDRAWRDHLLMAITAEEVYGSVASTLVRAGHARWA
- the glp gene encoding molybdotransferase-like divisome protein Glp; this translates as MRSVEEQQARITAAAVAPRPIRVAIAEAQGLLCAEEVVTERPLPGFDQAAIDGYAVRSVDVLGIGEVGGDLSLDETGEPMADEDNPGGLVLPVMGTIEAGARTPSRLQPRQAARVQTGAPLPTLADAVLPLRWTDGGTSKVRILRGAPSGAYVRRAGDDVQPGDVAVRAGTIIGPAQVGLLAAVGRERVLVHPRPRVSVMAVGGELVDISRTPSNGQVYDVNSYALAAAARDAGAEVNRVGIVPNNPAELGEIVQGQINRAEVVVIAGGVGGAAAEAVRVVLSELGDMEVVRVAMHPGSVQGFGQLGRDGVPVFLLPANPVSALVVFEVMVRPLIRLSLGKRQPMRRIVQARTLSPITSVAGRKGYLRGQLMRDQDSGEYLVQALGGAPGASSHLLATLAEANCLVVVPSGAEQIRTGEIVDVAFLAQRG